One window of Nitrospira sp. genomic DNA carries:
- a CDS encoding hemerythrin domain-containing protein, giving the protein MSEAKISVTFEQDHDRLDNLFQTFQEEKRKDFAKAKEAFVAFKFGLQRHIVWEEDLLFPKWEENSGMAEGGPTQVMRTEHRLIGDCLEAIHRKVQEQSPESDREEQRLLELLKSHNMKEERILYPSMDQVISDEERAAIYQAMKEIPEERYQTCCGSEQS; this is encoded by the coding sequence ATGTCTGAAGCGAAGATCAGCGTCACGTTTGAACAGGACCACGACCGGCTCGACAATCTGTTCCAGACCTTCCAGGAAGAGAAGCGAAAGGATTTCGCTAAGGCCAAGGAGGCGTTCGTCGCGTTCAAGTTCGGGCTGCAGCGTCACATCGTGTGGGAGGAAGATCTGTTGTTCCCAAAATGGGAGGAGAACTCCGGCATGGCGGAGGGGGGGCCCACGCAGGTCATGCGCACGGAGCACCGATTGATCGGCGACTGCCTGGAGGCCATTCATCGCAAGGTGCAGGAGCAGAGTCCCGAGAGCGATCGAGAGGAGCAGCGGTTGTTGGAACTGCTGAAATCGCACAACATGAAGGAAGAGCGGATTCTCTATCCCTCGATGGATCAGGTCATCAGTGACGAAGAGCGCGCGGCGATCTATCAAGCCATGAAGGAGATTCCTGAAGAACGGTACCAGACCTGCTGTGGAAGCGAACAATCGTGA
- a CDS encoding cytochrome c — translation MRNIFTVGLTIILGAGILWAGGQADRPERTHGYGLGRPATDQEIQAWNIDVAPTGEGLPAGQGTAKQGAAIFATRCATCHGPTGQEGPMDRLVGGAGTLASQHPIKTIGSYWPYATTLYDYVHRAMPFPAPQSLSPDEIYSVVAWLLYQNGIIAEETVLDAHSLPGISMPNRRGFIPDPRPDVPKP, via the coding sequence ATGCGTAACATTTTTACAGTGGGACTCACCATCATCCTGGGCGCAGGAATCTTATGGGCCGGCGGCCAAGCGGACAGACCGGAACGGACGCACGGCTATGGATTGGGGCGGCCCGCCACAGATCAAGAAATCCAGGCATGGAACATCGATGTGGCCCCGACCGGCGAGGGATTGCCTGCAGGCCAAGGGACCGCCAAACAAGGGGCTGCCATCTTTGCCACACGTTGCGCAACTTGTCATGGACCGACGGGGCAGGAAGGCCCGATGGACCGCCTGGTCGGCGGTGCCGGCACCTTGGCGAGTCAACACCCGATCAAAACCATCGGCAGTTACTGGCCCTATGCAACGACGCTGTATGATTACGTGCATCGCGCCATGCCATTTCCTGCTCCACAAAGCCTCTCACCGGACGAAATCTATTCGGTCGTGGCTTGGTTGCTCTACCAGAACGGCATTATTGCCGAGGAGACCGTGCTCGATGCCCATTCACTGCCCGGCATCTCCATGCCCAACCGTCGAGGCTTCATTCCGGATCCCCGGCCGGACGTACCCAAACCCTGA
- the soxC gene encoding sulfite dehydrogenase: MTKHQQEEARADEGGRPAVEGESLLDRRSLLAGTAGLVGAMLMGSVTPSAEAATENSPQDPTRVPGTAPTAYGQRSAFEKAVRVPRSWWSSLTPLQDSHGILTPSSLHFERHHNGVPIIQPAQHHLLIHGMVEQPWTFTLDDLKRFPSVSRLAFIECSGNSAPEWHKPAGQTAQQTHGLTSTSEWTGVALKTVLQEVGVHPDASWMLAEGGDAAAMTRSLPLASIQEEAMLCYAQNGEPLRPEQGYPLRLLIPGWEGNTCIKWLRRLKLGRAPFMTREETSQYTDLMPDGTARQFTMVMEAKSIITSPSGGQRIQPGFVEIRGLAWSGRGRIALVEVSTDGGRSWQQAALQEPILPKCHTRFHLHWRWNGEDVILQSRCLDDTGYRQPDRATLVAVRGVNSVYHYNAIQSWHIAADGQVSNVHA; the protein is encoded by the coding sequence ATGACGAAGCACCAGCAGGAGGAAGCACGAGCCGATGAAGGCGGCCGGCCCGCTGTCGAGGGCGAATCCCTTCTGGATCGCCGGAGCCTTCTGGCCGGAACGGCCGGCTTGGTGGGCGCGATGCTCATGGGATCGGTGACACCATCCGCTGAGGCGGCAACGGAGAATTCGCCCCAAGACCCCACGCGAGTGCCCGGTACGGCACCGACTGCCTATGGACAGCGATCAGCCTTCGAAAAAGCCGTCCGTGTCCCACGTTCCTGGTGGTCGTCGCTGACACCCCTGCAAGACTCGCACGGAATCCTGACTCCTTCCTCCTTGCATTTCGAGCGGCATCACAACGGCGTGCCGATCATCCAACCGGCACAGCACCACCTCCTCATTCATGGCATGGTGGAGCAGCCCTGGACATTCACCCTCGATGATTTGAAGCGATTTCCTTCCGTTTCGCGGTTGGCCTTCATCGAATGTTCGGGCAATTCTGCGCCCGAATGGCATAAACCAGCCGGGCAGACAGCGCAGCAGACCCACGGCCTGACAAGCACGAGTGAATGGACCGGCGTGGCCTTGAAGACCGTCCTGCAGGAAGTCGGAGTGCATCCCGACGCATCCTGGATGTTGGCCGAAGGCGGCGATGCGGCTGCCATGACGCGCAGCCTTCCACTGGCGTCCATTCAGGAGGAGGCGATGCTCTGCTATGCCCAAAACGGCGAACCGCTCCGTCCGGAACAGGGCTATCCGCTCCGCCTGCTCATTCCCGGCTGGGAAGGCAACACCTGCATCAAATGGTTGCGACGGCTGAAGCTCGGCAGGGCGCCCTTCATGACCCGCGAAGAAACGTCGCAATATACGGATCTGATGCCGGACGGCACGGCCCGCCAATTCACCATGGTCATGGAGGCCAAATCCATCATTACGTCTCCCTCGGGTGGACAACGGATCCAGCCCGGATTTGTGGAGATCCGCGGCTTGGCATGGAGCGGCAGGGGCCGCATCGCGCTGGTTGAGGTGAGCACGGACGGAGGACGATCCTGGCAGCAGGCGGCCTTACAAGAGCCGATCCTGCCCAAGTGCCATACCAGGTTTCACTTGCATTGGCGATGGAATGGAGAGGATGTGATTCTGCAGAGCCGCTGCCTGGACGACACAGGGTACCGGCAACCGGACCGCGCGACCTTGGTGGCTGTGCGCGGAGTGAACTCCGTTTATCATTACAATGCGATCCAGAGTTGGCACATTGCCGCAGACGGGCAGGTGAGCAATGTTCATGCGTAA
- a CDS encoding IS5 family transposase, whose translation MQQQTFAEVTFEPYRKPTRREQFLDEMNRVVPWADLVAAIEPVYPKAEGPGRPPVGVERMLRLHCLQQWFNLSDPAVEEALDDSRAMRQFVGIDLGREPVPDETTICKFRHLLEAHQLGERLFARIGAYLATHGIKVSRGTIVDATIISAPSSTKNRQKARDPEMHQTKKGNQWYFGMKAHIGVDSQTKLIHSVAATAANVHDSQGLPKLLHGQETRVGGDAAYSGQRDVIRHHAPRAKSFVQTKAHRHRPLSETERARNRTKSKVRAKVEHAFLVIKQIFGWANVRYRGLAKNTHWLFISCGLANLYVTRRQLLAEAS comes from the coding sequence ATGCAACAGCAGACATTTGCCGAGGTCACGTTTGAACCGTATCGCAAGCCCACTCGCCGCGAGCAGTTCCTGGATGAAATGAACCGTGTCGTGCCGTGGGCGGACCTGGTGGCGGCCATTGAGCCGGTCTATCCCAAGGCCGAAGGCCCCGGGCGGCCACCGGTGGGCGTCGAGCGCATGCTGCGCCTCCATTGTCTGCAACAGTGGTTCAACCTGTCGGATCCGGCCGTGGAAGAGGCGCTGGACGACTCACGGGCGATGCGGCAGTTCGTGGGCATTGATCTGGGCCGCGAGCCCGTGCCCGATGAAACGACGATCTGCAAGTTTCGGCATCTCTTGGAAGCCCACCAACTGGGCGAGCGGCTCTTTGCACGGATCGGCGCGTATCTGGCAACCCACGGCATAAAAGTCAGTCGCGGGACCATCGTGGATGCCACCATCATCAGTGCGCCCAGTTCAACCAAGAATCGCCAGAAGGCGCGGGATCCGGAGATGCATCAGACGAAGAAGGGCAATCAGTGGTACTTCGGCATGAAAGCGCATATCGGTGTGGACAGCCAGACCAAGCTGATTCATTCAGTGGCCGCGACTGCCGCGAATGTGCATGACAGCCAGGGGTTACCGAAGTTGCTGCATGGACAGGAGACGCGGGTGGGGGGCGATGCCGCGTATAGCGGGCAGCGCGACGTGATTCGACACCACGCCCCCAGGGCTAAGAGCTTTGTGCAGACTAAAGCGCATCGCCATCGGCCCCTGAGTGAGACCGAGCGGGCCCGGAACCGCACGAAGTCGAAGGTGCGGGCGAAAGTCGAACATGCGTTCTTGGTGATCAAGCAGATCTTCGGGTGGGCCAACGTCCGCTACCGGGGGTTGGCGAAGAACACCCACTGGCTGTTCATCAGTTGCGGCTTGGCGAATCTCTATGTGACGCGCCGGCAGCTGCTGGCGGAAGCCTCGTGA
- a CDS encoding phage Gp37/Gp68 family protein, whose amino-acid sequence MARKTDIEWTEMTWNPVTGCSKISPGCKNCYAERMAYRLAAMGQERYRNGFDVALQEDIVQLPLHWAEPRVIFVNSMSDLFHEDIPDAFIQKVFRTMVTAHWHVFQILTKRAERLAELAMHLPWPKNVWMGVSVESPQYTYRIGHLQKVPAAVRFLSVEPLLAPIPRLPLSGIDWVILGGESGPGSRLMELEWVREIRDRCVAKNVPFFFKQWGGVRKKQAGRILDGLEWDQMPESKARRSKSVLLGKV is encoded by the coding sequence ATGGCTAGAAAGACGGATATAGAGTGGACCGAGATGACATGGAACCCTGTAACAGGCTGTTCCAAAATTAGCCCTGGTTGTAAGAATTGTTATGCGGAGCGGATGGCATATAGGCTCGCTGCCATGGGACAAGAACGTTATCGCAATGGCTTTGATGTCGCACTTCAGGAGGATATCGTTCAACTGCCCCTACACTGGGCAGAACCACGTGTGATCTTTGTGAATTCCATGAGTGATCTTTTCCATGAGGACATTCCCGACGCCTTTATTCAAAAGGTCTTCCGTACTATGGTGACTGCGCATTGGCACGTGTTTCAAATCCTGACTAAAAGAGCGGAGAGGTTGGCAGAGTTGGCCATGCATCTTCCTTGGCCTAAAAACGTCTGGATGGGAGTAAGTGTCGAGTCGCCACAGTATACGTACCGCATCGGACACCTACAGAAAGTTCCAGCAGCCGTGAGGTTTCTTTCTGTTGAGCCATTACTGGCTCCAATACCCAGACTTCCATTATCTGGTATCGACTGGGTAATCCTAGGCGGAGAATCTGGCCCAGGCAGTCGTTTGATGGAACTTGAATGGGTGCGAGAAATCCGTGATCGTTGCGTCGCGAAAAATGTACCGTTCTTTTTTAAACAGTGGGGTGGTGTACGAAAGAAACAGGCTGGAAGGATATTAGATGGCCTTGAATGGGATCAAATGCCTGAATCTAAGGCGAGACGAAGTAAGAGCGTATTGCTAGGGAAGGTCTGA
- a CDS encoding three-Cys-motif partner protein TcmP, which yields MPPKKLETVWDDVPHTIAKITILKSYLNAWFRIMGLTEHNQEILYIDGFAGPGKYKNYEEGSPVAALKAGQGAIDSHGQNWKAGTVHCAFIEADEKRFEHLQQEIRRWDGARGLKTYPLCMSFQEGLAELRSRLPKPFERSHPLFVFIDPFGATGAPFTSVAEILKSPCSEVLINLDADGIARIFLAEENANSEETLTSIFGDSSWKRLPPKGTTPFPELCHAVLDLYKKRLRSLPNIGYVFAFEMQTTKGALNYFLVFASQHPLGLEKMKEAMKSIDQDGTYRFADGSSNQTSLFRFNDPEVDSVRLLNRFRGQTVSYETLKDFALNETAFVNPKSMLKVLEGKNRIKVFSHDAKRRKGTFGQTDNLRIQFLEGDANG from the coding sequence ATGCCTCCCAAGAAATTAGAAACTGTTTGGGACGATGTTCCTCACACAATTGCAAAAATCACGATTCTAAAATCCTACCTTAATGCCTGGTTCCGGATTATGGGACTGACGGAACATAATCAAGAGATTTTGTACATTGATGGTTTTGCTGGGCCTGGCAAGTATAAGAATTACGAAGAAGGCTCACCGGTTGCTGCACTAAAAGCTGGGCAAGGCGCAATAGACTCTCATGGACAGAACTGGAAAGCCGGTACAGTTCATTGTGCGTTCATTGAAGCTGATGAAAAAAGATTCGAGCACCTTCAACAAGAGATACGGCGTTGGGATGGCGCAAGGGGACTAAAAACGTATCCACTTTGTATGTCATTTCAGGAAGGATTGGCGGAGCTTCGATCACGATTGCCAAAGCCCTTTGAGAGGTCTCACCCCTTATTCGTTTTTATTGACCCGTTTGGGGCAACTGGTGCGCCATTTACTAGCGTTGCAGAAATCTTAAAGAGTCCTTGCTCAGAAGTTTTGATCAACCTTGACGCAGACGGTATAGCCCGTATCTTCCTGGCAGAAGAGAATGCAAACTCCGAAGAGACATTGACTTCGATCTTCGGCGACAGTTCATGGAAGAGGCTTCCTCCGAAGGGCACCACACCTTTCCCTGAACTCTGTCATGCCGTGCTTGATTTGTACAAAAAGAGGCTTCGAAGCTTGCCCAATATAGGGTATGTCTTCGCATTCGAAATGCAGACAACCAAAGGAGCTCTGAATTACTTTCTAGTTTTCGCAAGTCAACATCCACTTGGACTTGAGAAGATGAAAGAGGCGATGAAATCTATCGATCAAGATGGAACGTATCGTTTTGCCGATGGTAGCTCAAATCAAACCTCTCTTTTCCGCTTTAACGATCCAGAGGTAGACAGCGTTCGCCTATTAAATCGGTTCCGTGGCCAAACTGTCTCATATGAGACTCTCAAAGACTTTGCTTTAAATGAAACGGCTTTCGTAAACCCTAAAAGTATGTTGAAAGTCTTGGAAGGGAAAAACCGTATTAAGGTATTTAGCCACGATGCGAAACGTCGCAAGGGAACTTTTGGTCAGACGGACAATCTCCGGATACAATTCTTAGAAGGAGATGCTAATGGCTAG
- a CDS encoding AraC family transcriptional regulator produces MKTILKEIVDLTKGAGTRPLQTAVPGLVMIKGDVPNHQLAALYKPMIGFTVQGTKILSVGGRDTHLKGPCYYVLPVHVPATASVHPSSDGRPYMSLGLEFNQTILQRLLRDIPQDLMPTSSQRFAACAFDLGLMEAWLRLLRLTTTPRDIPALAPVYEREILYRVLLGPQGWYLRQLGLRESNLSKISQTVKWLRDNYTQPLDIGEVAAQFGMAINTFHRQFKRATGLSPIQFQKQLRILEARNLMAFEGYSVAGAAYQVGYQSPSQFNREYSRFFGASPARDTTVLRHIESARVA; encoded by the coding sequence ATGAAGACAATTTTAAAGGAAATCGTTGACCTGACAAAGGGGGCAGGAACACGGCCACTTCAAACCGCGGTCCCGGGACTAGTCATGATCAAGGGAGACGTTCCCAACCATCAGCTGGCTGCGCTGTACAAACCGATGATCGGCTTTACAGTGCAAGGAACGAAGATTCTTTCAGTTGGTGGACGCGACACGCACCTGAAAGGTCCTTGTTACTACGTGTTACCGGTACACGTTCCCGCCACGGCGAGCGTGCATCCGAGCAGTGATGGCCGTCCGTACATGTCCCTAGGACTTGAGTTCAACCAGACTATTCTTCAAAGGTTGCTGCGAGATATTCCTCAAGATCTGATGCCAACGTCTTCACAACGTTTTGCCGCTTGCGCGTTCGATCTTGGACTCATGGAAGCATGGCTGCGGTTGTTGCGTCTAACAACGACTCCGAGAGATATTCCGGCGCTTGCGCCAGTTTATGAGCGCGAAATCCTTTATCGTGTACTGCTGGGCCCGCAAGGGTGGTATCTAAGGCAGCTGGGCTTGAGAGAAAGCAACCTCTCCAAGATTTCCCAGACCGTGAAATGGCTTCGTGATAACTATACGCAGCCGCTAGACATCGGAGAGGTCGCGGCACAATTCGGTATGGCCATAAATACCTTTCACCGTCAATTCAAACGGGCAACGGGTCTGAGTCCGATTCAGTTTCAAAAACAGTTGAGGATATTGGAGGCCAGAAACCTTATGGCTTTTGAAGGCTATTCAGTAGCCGGTGCCGCATATCAAGTGGGCTATCAGAGCCCTTCGCAGTTTAATCGGGAGTATTCCCGCTTCTTCGGAGCATCACCAGCGCGTGACACTACGGTGTTGAGACATATCGAATCCGCAAGAGTTGCTTAG
- a CDS encoding SDR family oxidoreductase produces the protein MKTNIAIITGGSSGIGRATALELGKRGTGLILTYNSNKVQAEAVVKEIEQNRGVRAVALKLDLSHKSSFDDFTQTVKRYLQDMFHRTTFDYLVNNGGIGGGMAFAEITEKYFDQILNTNFKGPFFLTQQLVKLMEDGGRIVNISSSSSNGSFVGYSAYGSSKAALSSWTRYLAKELAPRKIRVNAVSPGPVHTNLGGGAFDKHPEFIKPLEAQTALARIGAPEDLSKVIASLLADDFGWMTAQDIEVSGGFLL, from the coding sequence ATGAAGACGAATATTGCGATCATTACCGGTGGAAGCAGCGGAATCGGAAGGGCGACGGCGCTTGAACTGGGAAAGCGCGGAACCGGGCTCATCCTCACATACAATTCTAACAAGGTTCAGGCTGAAGCAGTTGTGAAAGAAATTGAGCAAAATAGGGGAGTCCGGGCAGTAGCGCTCAAATTAGACCTGAGCCACAAATCGTCTTTCGATGATTTCACTCAGACGGTGAAAAGGTACCTTCAGGACATGTTTCACAGAACGACCTTCGACTATTTGGTTAATAACGGTGGTATTGGGGGCGGCATGGCATTCGCAGAAATAACCGAGAAATATTTCGATCAAATTCTCAACACAAACTTCAAAGGACCATTTTTTCTCACGCAACAACTCGTTAAGCTCATGGAAGACGGCGGGCGGATCGTGAACATATCAAGTTCATCCAGCAACGGCTCCTTTGTCGGCTATTCTGCCTACGGCTCCTCAAAAGCCGCCTTGTCGTCCTGGACTCGCTACCTGGCCAAAGAACTAGCACCGCGAAAAATCCGCGTCAATGCGGTTTCTCCCGGTCCTGTTCACACCAATCTTGGAGGTGGGGCATTCGACAAACATCCGGAATTCATTAAACCATTGGAAGCGCAGACGGCATTGGCCAGAATTGGAGCTCCTGAAGACCTCAGCAAAGTAATCGCGAGCCTGCTAGCGGATGACTTCGGGTGGATGACCGCTCAGGACATTGAAGTCTCTGGGGGGTTTTTGCTTTGA
- a CDS encoding IS4 family transposase: MVTVASCFAQMLALIDRADFARAVRQHAAERAAKGFSCWDHLIAMLFCQMGSAHSLREICGGLATALGKLVHLGIRRTPTRSTLAYANAHRPWQLYETLFYQVLTRCQAVAALKRRRFRFKHPLRTLDATIIELCATVFDWARFQRTKGAIKLHLQLDHQGCLPCWALVTDGDTNDVRIAQQLTFAPGTIVVIDRGYLDYARYHRWTVDEVGFVTRPRTNMLYEVLEQRSVPTRGPVLVDEVIRLTSSHAADRCSVPLRQVTIWDERQQRPLRFLTTLMQLAASTIAAIYRERWQIELLFKALKQHLRIKTFVGTSENAVQVQIWIALLAMLLLKFLQLKSTWPWSLSNLAALLRFNLLTYRDLWDWLNAPFERPLLIPAPPQQRLFAT; the protein is encoded by the coding sequence ATGGTAACCGTCGCCAGTTGCTTTGCGCAAATGCTCGCCCTGATCGATCGCGCGGACTTCGCTCGGGCCGTTCGACAGCACGCCGCTGAGCGAGCAGCCAAGGGGTTCAGCTGCTGGGATCACTTGATAGCGATGCTGTTTTGTCAGATGGGTAGTGCGCACTCACTTCGAGAAATCTGTGGCGGCTTGGCCACCGCCCTTGGCAAACTCGTCCACCTTGGCATCCGTCGGACACCGACTCGGTCCACGCTGGCCTATGCCAATGCGCATCGGCCCTGGCAGCTGTACGAGACGCTCTTCTATCAAGTCCTCACCCGTTGCCAAGCCGTCGCGGCCTTGAAGCGCCGCCGGTTCCGGTTCAAGCACCCCTTGCGCACCCTCGACGCAACGATCATTGAACTCTGTGCCACGGTGTTCGATTGGGCCAGATTCCAGCGGACGAAGGGGGCGATCAAGCTCCATCTGCAGCTGGATCACCAGGGGTGTTTGCCCTGCTGGGCCCTCGTGACCGACGGCGACACCAACGACGTGCGGATCGCCCAACAGCTCACCTTTGCGCCAGGCACCATCGTGGTGATCGATCGCGGGTATCTCGACTATGCCCGCTATCATCGTTGGACGGTCGACGAGGTGGGATTTGTCACCCGTCCACGCACCAACATGCTCTACGAAGTGCTGGAGCAACGCTCCGTGCCGACACGCGGACCGGTGCTGGTCGATGAGGTGATCCGTCTCACCAGTTCCCATGCGGCTGACCGGTGCTCGGTCCCCCTGCGACAGGTGACGATCTGGGATGAGAGACAGCAGCGGCCGCTACGGTTCCTGACCACTCTCATGCAGCTTGCGGCCAGCACGATTGCCGCCATCTATCGGGAGCGCTGGCAGATCGAACTCCTCTTCAAGGCCTTGAAACAGCATCTCCGGATCAAGACGTTTGTGGGCACGAGTGAGAACGCCGTACAGGTCCAAATCTGGATCGCCCTGCTCGCGATGCTGCTGTTGAAATTTCTGCAGCTGAAGTCCACGTGGCCCTGGAGTCTCTCGAATCTGGCCGCGTTGCTCCGCTTCAATCTGTTGACCTATCGGGATCTGTGGGACTGGCTCAATGCGCCCTTTGAACGGCCGCTGCTCATACCAGCGCCGCCCCAACAGAGGCTATTCGCTACCTGA
- a CDS encoding transposase codes for MSQLFLLSKKQFARIKPYVPLSPGVSRVDDLRVVSGIIYVIKHGLPWKDAPRAYGSNEREKGTFSLLSKISFQHASGL; via the coding sequence ATGAGCCAATTGTTCCTGTTGTCGAAGAAGCAGTTTGCCCGCATAAAACCGTACGTTCCCCTGTCTCCCGGCGTTTCGCGCGTGGACGATCTGCGCGTGGTCAGCGGGATCATTTACGTCATCAAGCACGGCCTGCCATGGAAAGACGCACCGCGAGCGTACGGCTCGAATGAAAGAGAAAAGGGGACATTCTCACTCTTGTCCAAAATAAGTTTTCAACATGCCTCCGGCTTGTGA
- a CDS encoding IS4 family transposase, whose protein sequence is MVAVASCFAQILALIDRTDFARAVRHHEAERAAKGFSCWDHFVAMLFCQMGSAHSLREICGGLATALGKLVHLGVRRTPTRSTLASANAHRPWQLYETVFYQILTRCQAVAALTRRRFRFTHPLRTLDTTIIELCATVFDWARFQRTKGAVKLHLQLDHQGCLPCWALVTDGDTNDVRIAQPLTFAPGTIVAIDRGYLDYALYHRWTVGEVGFVTRPRTNMLYDVLERRPVPARGPVLVDEIIRLTGLHAADRCPVPLRQVIIWDEQHHRRLTFLTNLLHLAASTIAAIYRERWQIELLFKAIKQHLKIKTFVGTSENAVQVQIWIALIAMLLLKFLQLKSTWPWSLSNLAALLRFNRLTYRDLWAWLDAPFERPLSMPAPTQARLFAS, encoded by the coding sequence ATGGTAGCTGTCGCCAGTTGCTTTGCGCAAATTCTCGCCCTGATTGATCGCACGGACTTCGCACGAGCGGTGCGACACCATGAGGCTGAACGAGCGGCCAAAGGCTTCAGTTGCTGGGACCATTTTGTGGCCATGCTCTTTTGTCAGATGGGCAGCGCGCACTCGCTCCGGGAGATCTGCGGCGGCTTGGCCACCGCGCTGGGTAAGTTGGTCCACTTGGGCGTCCGACGGACGCCGACCCGCTCGACGCTCGCGTCTGCCAATGCGCATCGCCCATGGCAACTGTACGAGACGGTCTTCTATCAGATCCTCACGCGATGTCAGGCGGTCGCGGCCCTGACGCGCCGCCGGTTCCGGTTCACGCATCCACTCCGGACTCTGGACACGACGATTATTGAGCTCTGTGCCACCGTGTTCGATTGGGCTCGATTTCAGCGGACCAAGGGCGCCGTGAAGCTCCATCTGCAGCTGGATCATCAGGGCTGCTTGCCCTGCTGGGCCCTGGTGACCGATGGCGATACCAACGATGTCCGGATTGCCCAGCCGCTCACCTTTGCCCCCGGCACCATCGTGGCGATCGATCGCGGGTACCTCGACTATGCCCTGTATCATCGCTGGACGGTCGGCGAGGTGGGATTTGTCACCCGTCCACGCACCAACATGCTCTATGACGTGCTGGAGCGGCGTCCCGTCCCCGCCCGTGGTCCGGTGTTGGTCGATGAGATCATTCGCCTCACCGGCCTGCATGCGGCCGACCGGTGCCCGGTCCCTTTGCGGCAGGTGATCATCTGGGATGAGCAGCACCACCGACGGCTCACCTTCCTGACCAACCTTCTGCATCTAGCCGCCAGTACCATTGCGGCCATCTATCGGGAGCGGTGGCAGATCGAACTCTTGTTCAAGGCAATCAAACAGCATCTGAAGATCAAGACGTTTGTGGGCACGAGTGAGAATGCGGTGCAGGTCCAAATCTGGATCGCCCTGATCGCGATGCTGCTGCTGAAGTTTCTGCAGCTGAAGTCCACGTGGCCCTGGAGTCTCTCGAACCTCGCGGCCTTGCTCCGCTTTAACCGGCTAACCTATCGAGATCTCTGGGCGTGGCTTGATGCGCCGTTTGAACGGCCGCTGTCGATGCCCGCCCCCACGCAAGCGCGGCTCTTTGCGTCATGA
- a CDS encoding transposase translates to MPRAARASAGGLCYHVINRGNARAEVFRKAEDYAAFRDLLAEAVDRVRMRVLAYCLMPNHFHLVLWPRGDGDLSRFMQWLLTAQVRRYHRHYHLSGHVWQGRFGLSHPTG, encoded by the coding sequence ATGCCGCGCGCTGCCCGCGCCTCGGCAGGTGGTCTCTGCTACCACGTGATCAATCGTGGGAACGCCCGCGCGGAGGTGTTTCGGAAAGCCGAGGACTATGCGGCGTTTCGCGACCTGCTCGCGGAGGCGGTAGACCGCGTGCGGATGCGGGTGCTGGCCTATTGCCTGATGCCGAATCATTTTCACCTGGTGCTCTGGCCCCGGGGTGATGGTGATCTCAGCCGCTTCATGCAATGGCTCCTGACGGCACAGGTGCGACGCTATCATCGGCACTATCACTTGAGCGGCCATGTCTGGCAGGGCCGCTTCGGCCTTTCCCATCCAACAGGATGA